A portion of the Acidisarcina polymorpha genome contains these proteins:
- a CDS encoding DUF4440 domain-containing protein yields the protein MNTAETLRELEEQLLDSSIRKNAEAISSLLAEDFQEFGSSGRVFSKPEIIATLQTESPARLSLGHFHAQLLANNIALITYRSRREEPGMPAIETLRNSIWVVRDGHWRLLFHQGTRALESPANDTQLRNEP from the coding sequence ATGAACACCGCCGAAACGCTGCGCGAGCTTGAAGAACAACTGCTGGACAGCTCGATCCGTAAGAACGCGGAGGCTATCTCCTCTCTGCTTGCTGAGGACTTTCAGGAGTTCGGGAGTTCCGGACGAGTCTTTTCGAAGCCGGAGATTATCGCCACGCTCCAGACCGAATCCCCGGCGAGGCTTTCCTTGGGCCACTTCCATGCGCAGCTACTGGCGAACAACATCGCGCTGATCACCTACAGGTCGAGGCGGGAAGAGCCAGGAATGCCTGCAATCGAGACCTTGCGAAATTCTATATGGGTGGTTCGGGACGGCCATTGGAGACTACTCTTTCATCAAGGAACTCGGGCTTTAGAGAGTCCGGCTAACGATACTCAACTTAGGAACGAGCCTTAG
- a CDS encoding response regulator, producing MTEAIRIMVVEDHHVVRQGLMALIKTVPGLEVIAEAPDGKEAVRQYRQHKPDITLMDLRLPNLGGVDAITAIRAEFPAARIIVLTTFDGDEDIYRALQAGARGYLLKGMDADELIDAIRTVHNGKTRIPATVAQRLAGRMGGQELTGRETDVLKQIVAGKSNKEIASFLFISEATVKTHINSLLGKLGVTDRTQAATTALQRGIVHLD from the coding sequence ATGACCGAAGCAATTCGCATCATGGTTGTCGAAGACCACCACGTCGTTCGCCAGGGCCTGATGGCCCTCATCAAGACTGTTCCAGGCCTCGAGGTCATCGCCGAGGCGCCAGATGGCAAAGAGGCCGTAAGGCAATACCGGCAGCACAAGCCCGATATCACGCTGATGGATCTTCGCCTGCCAAATCTTGGCGGCGTCGATGCGATCACCGCAATTCGCGCCGAATTCCCCGCCGCCCGCATCATTGTTTTGACCACCTTCGATGGCGATGAAGATATCTATCGAGCCCTGCAGGCAGGGGCGCGCGGCTACTTGCTCAAAGGGATGGATGCCGACGAGCTCATCGACGCGATCCGCACCGTTCACAATGGGAAGACTCGCATCCCGGCCACCGTCGCCCAGCGCCTTGCCGGCCGGATGGGTGGCCAGGAACTTACCGGCCGTGAGACTGACGTCCTCAAGCAGATCGTGGCCGGCAAAAGTAACAAAGAGATTGCCTCGTTCCTTTTCATCTCCGAAGCTACAGTGAAGACGCACATCAACAGTTTGCTGGGCAAGCTCGGCGTTACCGATCGGACTCAGGCAGCTACAACTGCTCTACAACGAGGAATTGTCCACCTTGATTGA
- a CDS encoding glycoside hydrolase family 2 protein, with the protein MRPLPFLFFLSRLAPLFISAGPFLLPASAQTTVQAPTLLVDIDHRPAVSLDGAWHYIVDPYRNGWGDDPDKPNLNGYAKNAHFNGTDLVEYDFATSPVLQVPGDWNSQHDNLLLYEGLVWYEKDFSHQPKAGMRTFLHFGAANHRASVFVNDVHVCDHEGGFTPFDCEVTNVLKPEGNFVVVAVDDSRRPDTVPAMKTDWWNYGGLTRQVFLVDVPQSYVDDYSLQLRRGAGDQIEGYVHLVGSKAGSALTLRIPELNVDRESTVGEDGNAKFSFAPQGLVRWAPDHPKLYRIQIKAGEDHLDDDIGFRTVEVEGDRILLNGKPIFLRGINTHAEAPYRGGRAWSQQDADTLLGWVHELHGNFVRLAHYPHDEHMTREADKLGILVWSEVPTYWSIDWKGAHALESAKQQLSENIRRDHNKASVILWSVSNETPKSPERLIFLKALVDEAHAQDPTRLVTSALLTHMDGKTAILDDPLGASLDVLGSNEYIGWYNGKPEDAPLYTWQNPYNKPLIMSEWGGGAKSGLHGEINARFSEEMQAEIFKQQLAMLSKIPFLAGTTPWVLMDFRSPTRQLPNIQDFYNRKGVISNKGIKKKAFFVLQDYYAKLAH; encoded by the coding sequence ATGCGACCTCTGCCATTTTTGTTTTTTCTGAGCCGATTGGCGCCCCTGTTTATCTCGGCAGGGCCGTTCCTTTTGCCAGCCTCGGCGCAGACAACGGTGCAAGCCCCGACGCTGCTGGTGGATATCGATCATCGCCCTGCGGTGAGTCTCGATGGCGCGTGGCACTACATCGTTGACCCATACCGGAACGGATGGGGGGACGATCCAGACAAGCCGAACCTGAACGGTTATGCGAAGAATGCGCATTTCAACGGGACAGACCTGGTGGAGTATGACTTTGCGACCTCGCCGGTTTTGCAGGTGCCTGGAGATTGGAATTCTCAGCACGATAACCTGCTTCTCTATGAAGGCCTGGTCTGGTATGAGAAGGACTTCAGCCATCAGCCAAAGGCCGGGATGCGGACATTCCTGCACTTTGGAGCAGCCAACCATCGCGCTTCGGTCTTTGTGAACGATGTTCATGTCTGCGATCATGAGGGCGGTTTTACCCCCTTCGATTGCGAGGTCACGAACGTCTTGAAGCCCGAAGGCAACTTCGTCGTTGTGGCGGTGGATGACTCGCGGCGGCCGGATACGGTTCCAGCAATGAAGACCGACTGGTGGAACTATGGGGGATTGACGCGCCAAGTGTTTCTTGTCGACGTTCCGCAGAGCTACGTCGATGACTATTCTCTCCAACTGCGACGCGGCGCCGGAGACCAGATCGAAGGCTATGTGCACCTGGTCGGCTCGAAAGCAGGCTCGGCGTTGACTCTGCGGATTCCTGAACTCAATGTCGACCGAGAGTCCACCGTCGGGGAGGATGGTAACGCTAAGTTCTCGTTTGCACCGCAGGGGCTTGTTCGTTGGGCCCCCGATCATCCGAAGCTCTATCGCATCCAGATCAAAGCCGGCGAAGACCATCTGGACGACGACATAGGGTTTCGCACCGTCGAGGTGGAGGGCGACCGGATCCTGCTCAACGGCAAGCCGATTTTCTTGCGTGGCATTAACACTCATGCCGAGGCGCCCTATCGCGGAGGCAGGGCTTGGTCGCAGCAGGACGCCGATACGTTGCTTGGATGGGTGCATGAGCTGCATGGAAACTTTGTGCGGCTTGCCCACTATCCGCATGACGAACACATGACCCGCGAGGCTGACAAACTCGGCATCCTGGTGTGGTCGGAGGTGCCGACTTATTGGTCGATCGACTGGAAAGGTGCGCACGCGCTCGAGTCGGCGAAGCAGCAGCTATCGGAGAATATCCGACGCGACCACAACAAAGCATCGGTAATTTTGTGGTCGGTCTCGAATGAAACTCCCAAGAGCCCGGAGCGGCTGATTTTTCTTAAGGCGCTCGTCGACGAGGCGCATGCCCAGGATCCTACCCGGCTGGTGACCTCCGCGCTGTTGACCCACATGGATGGCAAGACCGCGATACTCGACGATCCGCTCGGCGCCTCCCTGGATGTGTTGGGGTCGAACGAATACATAGGCTGGTACAACGGAAAGCCGGAAGATGCTCCGCTCTATACATGGCAAAATCCCTACAACAAGCCTCTGATTATGAGTGAGTGGGGCGGCGGTGCGAAGTCGGGACTTCACGGTGAGATCAATGCGCGCTTCTCCGAAGAGATGCAAGCAGAGATCTTTAAGCAACAGCTGGCGATGCTCAGCAAGATCCCTTTTCTGGCGGGGACTACGCCCTGGGTGCTGATGGATTTCCGGTCCCCAACGCGGCAACTGCCGAACATACAAGACTTCTACAATCGCAAAGGGGTGATCTCGAACAAGGGGATCAAGAAGAAGGCGTTTTTTGTGCTACAGGACTATTACGCGAAACTGGCGCACTGA
- a CDS encoding aminoglycoside N(3)-acetyltransferase → MYSTEDLAKDFRAIGITPGDTVMLHASVRAVGEVAGGPDSIHLALKSALTEEGTLMMYASCPRYYDEVGRGELSLDQERELRDKLPAFNPLTARSARDNGALVELLRTYPGSCVNHHVARFVCWGRQAGHLISIQPWNYALGRDSALERFLAADGKIVLLGSDHDAVTFLHYVEHIADISQRQIARYDVPVLQDGRRVWLPMEEVDTSDRGAHANWPERFFAKIVDSMLDAAGIRGGRVGDAMTYVFTARELFAFAQPLMEAVAANPHAANSLIEHEGHIRGEP, encoded by the coding sequence ATGTATTCCACTGAGGATCTGGCCAAAGATTTTCGCGCGATTGGCATCACCCCCGGGGATACCGTCATGCTGCACGCTTCAGTCCGAGCGGTCGGAGAAGTGGCCGGCGGCCCCGATTCAATTCATCTTGCGCTTAAGTCGGCCCTGACTGAGGAAGGCACCCTCATGATGTACGCAAGCTGTCCGCGATACTACGACGAGGTCGGCCGCGGCGAGCTAAGCCTGGATCAGGAGCGCGAGCTTCGCGACAAGTTACCAGCATTCAATCCTCTTACCGCTAGGTCGGCCCGCGATAACGGCGCACTCGTCGAACTGCTGCGGACCTATCCAGGCTCTTGTGTAAACCATCACGTTGCTCGTTTTGTGTGCTGGGGAAGGCAGGCCGGCCACCTCATTTCCATCCAGCCGTGGAATTACGCCCTGGGCCGCGATTCCGCTTTGGAGCGATTTCTGGCTGCGGATGGCAAGATCGTCCTGCTCGGATCCGACCATGACGCTGTGACCTTCCTCCACTATGTCGAGCACATCGCGGACATCTCTCAAAGGCAGATCGCCCGATATGACGTGCCGGTGCTGCAGGACGGTCGCCGAGTCTGGCTTCCGATGGAGGAAGTCGATACCTCCGATCGTGGCGCTCACGCCAACTGGCCAGAGCGTTTCTTTGCAAAGATCGTGGACAGCATGCTGGATGCGGCCGGAATTCGGGGCGGTCGAGTCGGAGATGCGATGACCTATGTGTTCACCGCCCGCGAGCTGTTCGCTTTTGCCCAGCCTCTAATGGAAGCTGTCGCAGCAAATCCGCACGCAGCAAACTCCTTGATAGAACACGAAGGCCACATACGGGGCGAACCCTGA